A region from the Aegilops tauschii subsp. strangulata cultivar AL8/78 chromosome 5, Aet v6.0, whole genome shotgun sequence genome encodes:
- the LOC141022880 gene encoding uncharacterized protein, whose translation MRFRGVRAGFASMIWGTRAPSRVKFFCWLLVQRRIHTRDVLLRKCIVAAEDAGCPLCSATLETADHMLFSCPFATNFWQKVNVAVDGVTICTLSALTTAAAAAVDSEVEFSMLCCWQLWKHRNVVVFQRLPSSLARLLCCCREDTVLWRDRLLKAHRSDVGAWLRALSQ comes from the coding sequence ATGCGGTTCAGAGGGGTGCGCGCTGGCTTCGCCTCCATGATCTGGGGGACGCGTGCTCCCTCGCGGGTGAAGTTTTTCTGCTGGCTGCTGGTGCAGAGACGTATCCACACGAGGGACGTCCTGCTCCGGAAGTGCATCGTCGCCGCGGAGGACGCAGGCTGCCCGCTTTGCTCTGCAACTCTGGAAACTGCAGATCACATGCTCTTCTCCTGCCCGTTCGCGACTAACTTTTGGCAAAAAGTAAATGTTGCCGTTGACGGCGTCACGATCTGCACGCTCTCTGCTCTTACAACTGCGGCTGCGGCGGCCGTCGATTCTGAGGTTGAGTTCTCCATGTTGTGTTGTTGGCAGCTTTGGAAGCACCGTAACGTTGTTGTTTTTCAGCGGCTGCCATCGTCTCTTGCTCGCTTGCTCTGCTGCTGTCGGGAGGACACAGTTCTGTGGCGTGATCGGCTGCTCAAAGCTCATCGATCGGATGTGGGGGCATGGCTGCGCGCGCTCTCTCAATAG